In Thermus islandicus DSM 21543, a genomic segment contains:
- the hisG gene encoding ATP phosphoribosyltransferase has product MRRFSLTVALPKGRMFQEAYEALLRAGLPLPRVEGERALLYGEEGGVALLELRNKDVPVYVDLGIAEIGVVGKDVLLDSGRDLFEPVDLGFGACRLSLIRRPGDTAPIRRIATKYPTFTARLLKERGWAADVVELSGNIELAAVTGLADAVVDVVQTGATLRAAGLVEVEVLARSTARLVVNRQALKLKREVLKPLIARLRQP; this is encoded by the coding sequence ATGAGGCGCTTTTCCCTCACCGTGGCCCTGCCCAAGGGGAGGATGTTCCAGGAGGCCTACGAGGCCCTCCTGCGGGCGGGCCTACCCCTACCCCGGGTGGAGGGGGAAAGGGCGCTCCTCTACGGGGAGGAGGGGGGCGTGGCCCTTCTGGAGCTCCGCAACAAGGACGTCCCCGTCTACGTGGACCTAGGAATCGCCGAGATCGGCGTGGTGGGGAAGGACGTGCTTTTGGACTCGGGGCGGGACCTTTTTGAGCCCGTGGACCTGGGTTTCGGGGCCTGCCGCCTCTCCCTCATCAGGCGCCCGGGGGACACCGCTCCCATCCGCCGTATCGCCACCAAGTACCCCACCTTCACCGCCCGCCTCCTCAAGGAAAGGGGCTGGGCGGCGGACGTGGTGGAGCTTTCCGGCAACATTGAGCTCGCCGCGGTCACGGGCCTGGCGGACGCCGTGGTGGACGTGGTCCAGACCGGGGCCACGCTAAGGGCGGCGGGCCTCGTGGAGGTGGAGGTCCTCGCCCGCTCCACGGCCAGGCTGGTGGTGAACCGGCAGGCCCTCAAGCTCAAGCGGGAGGTCCTCAAGCCCCTGATCGCCCGCCTGCGGCAACCCTAG
- the trmH gene encoding tRNA (guanosine(18)-2'-O)-methyltransferase TrmH has translation MREATPERRRRLEEVLSRRQPDLTVLLENVHKPHNLSAILRTCDAVGVLEAHAVNPTGGVPTFNETSGGSHKWVYLRVHESVKEAFRYLKEQGFRVYATALREDARDFREVDYTKPVCVLLGAEKWGVSEEALALADGAIKIPMLGMVQSLNVSVAAAVILFEAQRQRLKAGLYDRPRLDPELYQKVLADWLRK, from the coding sequence ATGAGGGAGGCCACACCCGAAAGGCGAAGGCGCCTGGAGGAGGTCCTGAGCAGACGCCAGCCCGACCTCACCGTCCTCCTGGAGAACGTGCACAAGCCCCACAACCTCTCGGCCATCCTGCGCACCTGCGACGCCGTGGGGGTCCTCGAGGCCCACGCCGTGAACCCCACGGGGGGCGTGCCCACCTTCAACGAGACGAGCGGAGGCAGCCACAAGTGGGTCTACCTGCGGGTGCACGAGAGCGTAAAGGAGGCCTTCCGGTACCTAAAGGAGCAGGGCTTCAGGGTCTACGCCACCGCCCTTCGGGAGGACGCCCGGGATTTCCGGGAGGTGGACTACACGAAGCCTGTCTGCGTCCTGCTGGGGGCGGAGAAGTGGGGGGTTTCCGAGGAGGCCCTGGCCTTGGCGGATGGGGCCATCAAGATTCCCATGCTGGGGATGGTCCAAAGCCTGAACGTCTCCGTGGCCGCCGCCGTCATCCTCTTTGAGGCCCAGCGGCAGAGGCTAAAGGCGGGGCTTTACGACAGGCCCCGCCTGGACCCGGAGCTCTACCAAAAGGTGCTTGCCGACTGGCTCAGGAAGTGA
- a CDS encoding branched-chain amino acid transaminase, with amino-acid sequence MTKPEAKGGDVHIKAGLIWMNGALVPQEEAKTSVLSHALHYGTSVFEGIRAYETPKGPAVFRLKEHVRRFYHSAKVLRMEIPFPPEALEEAIKEVVRRNGYKSCYIRPLAWMGAKALGVNPLPNNPAEVMVAAWEWGAYLGEEAVRKGARLITSSWARFPANVMPGKAKVGGNYVNSALAKMEAVAAGADEALLLDEEGYVAEGSGENLFFVRDGVIYALEHSVNLEGITRDSVIRIAKDLGYEVQVVRATRDQLYMADEVFMTGTAAEVTPVSMIDWRPIGKGTAGPVALRLREVYLEAATGQRPEYEGWLTYVDGQ; translated from the coding sequence ATGACCAAGCCTGAGGCCAAGGGCGGCGATGTGCACATCAAGGCCGGGCTCATCTGGATGAACGGGGCCTTGGTGCCCCAGGAGGAGGCCAAGACCAGCGTCCTAAGCCACGCCCTGCACTACGGCACCAGCGTCTTTGAGGGGATAAGGGCCTACGAGACCCCCAAGGGCCCCGCCGTCTTCCGGCTCAAGGAGCACGTGCGGCGCTTTTACCACTCGGCCAAGGTGCTCCGCATGGAGATCCCCTTCCCCCCGGAGGCGCTGGAGGAGGCCATCAAGGAGGTGGTGCGGCGAAACGGCTACAAGAGCTGCTACATCCGCCCCCTGGCCTGGATGGGGGCGAAGGCCCTCGGGGTGAACCCCCTTCCCAACAACCCCGCCGAGGTGATGGTGGCCGCCTGGGAGTGGGGGGCCTACCTGGGCGAGGAGGCGGTGCGCAAGGGGGCCAGGCTCATCACCAGCTCCTGGGCTCGCTTCCCCGCAAACGTGATGCCGGGCAAGGCCAAGGTGGGCGGCAACTACGTGAACTCGGCCCTGGCCAAGATGGAGGCGGTGGCCGCCGGGGCCGACGAGGCCCTCCTTTTGGACGAGGAGGGGTATGTGGCCGAGGGGAGCGGGGAGAACCTCTTCTTTGTGCGGGACGGGGTGATCTACGCCCTGGAGCACTCGGTGAACCTCGAGGGCATCACCCGCGACTCCGTGATCCGCATCGCCAAGGACCTGGGCTACGAGGTCCAGGTGGTGCGGGCCACCCGGGACCAGCTCTACATGGCCGACGAGGTCTTCATGACCGGCACCGCCGCCGAGGTGACCCCGGTGTCCATGATTGACTGGAGGCCCATCGGAAAGGGCACGGCCGGGCCCGTGGCCTTGAGGCTCCGGGAGGTCTACCTCGAGGCCGCCACCGGGCAGCGGCCCGAGTACGAGGGCTGGCTCACCTACGTGGATGGGCAATAG
- the dprA gene encoding DNA-processing protein DprA: MDPLALAFLPGIGPKRLLEALEAEDPAGFLKERFPEAWRRLPEAEGRAEAERRLAEAEGVRILGLWEEGFPEGLRALPQPPTHLYLKGELPPEGWAVALVGTRRASPWALAFTRRLARELAEAGLWVVSGLARGIDREAHLGALEGGGRTLGVLGSALDRVYPPENRSLAQRMDLLSEFPFGTGPKPEFFPRRNRLIAGLARAVVVVEAPPDSGALITARHALELGKEVLAVPGRPTDQASLGANRLLQDGAYPVLGAEDVLSYLGFSGKPKAPLDLSPEEARLYERLRQGEALPDDLAEALGLPAERVLALLTLLEVKGLAQALPGGRYGAL; the protein is encoded by the coding sequence GTGGACCCTTTGGCCCTGGCCTTCCTTCCGGGCATCGGCCCGAAGCGGCTTTTGGAGGCCCTGGAGGCGGAGGATCCCGCGGGCTTCCTCAAGGAACGCTTCCCCGAGGCCTGGCGGCGCCTGCCCGAGGCCGAGGGGCGGGCGGAGGCGGAACGGCGCCTGGCCGAGGCCGAGGGCGTGCGCATCCTGGGCCTTTGGGAAGAGGGCTTTCCCGAAGGGCTGCGGGCGCTTCCCCAGCCCCCCACCCACCTCTACCTGAAGGGGGAGCTCCCCCCTGAGGGGTGGGCGGTGGCCCTGGTGGGCACCCGGCGGGCCTCCCCCTGGGCCCTGGCCTTCACCCGGAGGCTTGCCCGCGAGCTCGCCGAGGCCGGGCTTTGGGTGGTCTCGGGCCTTGCCCGAGGGATAGACCGGGAGGCCCACCTAGGGGCCCTGGAGGGGGGCGGGCGCACCCTGGGGGTCCTGGGAAGCGCCTTAGACCGGGTCTACCCTCCGGAAAACCGCTCCCTGGCGCAAAGGATGGACCTCCTCTCCGAGTTCCCCTTCGGAACCGGCCCCAAGCCCGAGTTCTTCCCCAGAAGGAACCGCCTCATCGCCGGGCTTGCCCGGGCGGTGGTGGTGGTGGAGGCCCCCCCGGACTCCGGGGCCCTCATCACCGCCCGCCACGCCCTGGAGCTCGGCAAGGAGGTGCTGGCCGTGCCCGGAAGGCCCACGGACCAAGCCTCCCTAGGGGCCAACCGCCTCCTCCAGGACGGGGCCTACCCGGTGCTCGGGGCGGAGGACGTGCTCTCCTACCTGGGCTTTTCCGGAAAACCCAAGGCCCCCTTGGACCTCTCCCCCGAGGAGGCCAGGCTTTACGAGCGCCTCCGCCAGGGGGAGGCCCTGCCCGACGACCTGGCGGAGGCCCTGGGCCTTCCGGCGGAGAGGGTGCTCGCCCTCCTCACCCTCCTGGAGGTGAAGGGCCTGGCCCAGGCCCTCCCCGGGGGGAGGTACGGGGCGCTCTAG
- the era gene encoding GTPase Era — MEKKTYSGFVALVGKPNVGKSTLLNTLLGVKVAPISPRPQTTRKRLRGILTEGQRQIVFVDTPGLHKPMDALGEFMDQEVYEALSDVNAVVWVVDLRHPPTPEDELVARALKPLVGKVPILLVGNKLDEAKYPEEALQAYHALLPEALPRKLSALNPKQVASLKAELLALLPEGPFLYPEDFAKSDQDFGEWVAEIVREEAMKRLWHEVPYAIATKVEEVAERENGLLYLKVVLYVERPTQKAIVIGEGGRKVKEIGQAARKQLEALLGRRVYLDLEVQVYPDWRKDPEALRELGYRSSLG; from the coding sequence ATGGAAAAGAAGACCTACTCCGGCTTCGTGGCCCTCGTGGGCAAGCCCAACGTGGGCAAGTCCACCCTCCTCAACACCCTGCTGGGGGTTAAGGTGGCCCCCATCAGCCCCCGTCCCCAGACCACGAGGAAGCGCCTCCGGGGCATCCTCACGGAGGGCCAGCGCCAGATCGTCTTCGTGGACACCCCGGGCCTCCACAAGCCCATGGACGCCCTGGGGGAGTTCATGGACCAGGAGGTCTACGAGGCCCTCTCCGACGTGAACGCCGTGGTCTGGGTGGTGGACCTGCGCCACCCGCCCACCCCCGAGGACGAGCTGGTGGCGCGGGCGCTAAAGCCCCTGGTGGGGAAGGTGCCCATCCTCCTTGTGGGCAACAAGCTGGACGAGGCCAAGTACCCCGAGGAGGCGCTACAGGCCTACCACGCCCTCCTCCCCGAGGCCCTGCCCCGGAAGCTCTCCGCCCTGAACCCCAAGCAGGTGGCCTCCCTAAAGGCGGAGCTCCTCGCCCTCCTCCCCGAGGGGCCCTTCCTCTACCCCGAGGACTTCGCCAAGAGCGACCAGGACTTCGGGGAGTGGGTGGCGGAGATCGTCCGCGAGGAGGCCATGAAGCGCCTCTGGCACGAGGTGCCCTACGCCATCGCCACCAAGGTGGAGGAGGTGGCGGAGCGGGAAAACGGCCTCCTCTACCTCAAGGTGGTCCTGTACGTGGAACGGCCCACCCAGAAGGCCATCGTCATCGGGGAAGGCGGAAGGAAGGTCAAGGAGATCGGTCAGGCGGCGAGGAAGCAGCTGGAGGCCCTGCTGGGCCGCAGGGTGTACCTGGACCTCGAGGTCCAGGTCTACCCGGACTGGCGCAAGGACCCCGAGGCCCTGAGGGAGCTCGGCTACCGTTCCTCCCTAGGGTGA
- a CDS encoding acyltransferase, whose product MPWLLPKAIAPLHQKALDHFVGRLVEQLSDPGVDRNALVREELARLLYARPYEELLEVSPLAALSLDPEGITFEAEYYAATDPEKFQRVKPLLWFWKVLDLTPLGQSVHSGVAIRRALAPFIFKRVGKNPKFFQNVEFSVGYNLELGDEVVVHRYVFLDDIGGIKIGDRTSLSDYVNVYSHTHHVLATPDVTLKETIIGSGVRITYHATVLAGVRIGDDAMVGTGAIVTRDVPPHAIALGIPARPARFKVRHDCPYCRKGEPHPSDLVPKVQDRKGNPDYPDFLPPGFGTREA is encoded by the coding sequence ATGCCCTGGCTCCTGCCCAAAGCCATCGCCCCCCTCCACCAAAAGGCCTTGGACCACTTTGTGGGCCGCCTGGTGGAGCAGCTTTCGGACCCCGGCGTGGACCGGAACGCCCTGGTGCGGGAGGAGCTCGCCCGCCTCCTCTACGCCAGGCCCTACGAGGAGCTCCTGGAGGTGAGCCCCCTCGCGGCCCTGAGCCTGGACCCCGAAGGCATCACCTTTGAGGCGGAGTACTACGCCGCCACCGACCCGGAGAAGTTCCAACGGGTCAAGCCGCTCCTCTGGTTCTGGAAGGTGCTGGACCTCACCCCTTTGGGCCAGTCCGTGCACTCTGGGGTGGCCATAAGGCGGGCCTTGGCCCCTTTCATCTTCAAGCGGGTGGGGAAAAACCCCAAGTTCTTCCAGAACGTGGAGTTCTCCGTGGGCTACAACCTGGAGCTAGGCGACGAGGTGGTGGTCCACCGCTACGTCTTTCTGGACGATATCGGGGGCATCAAGATCGGGGACCGCACCTCGCTTTCCGACTACGTGAACGTCTACAGCCACACCCACCATGTCCTCGCCACCCCCGACGTGACCCTGAAGGAGACCATCATCGGAAGCGGGGTGCGCATCACCTACCACGCCACCGTCTTGGCGGGAGTGCGCATCGGGGACGACGCCATGGTGGGTACGGGGGCCATCGTCACCCGGGACGTGCCGCCCCACGCCATCGCCCTGGGCATCCCCGCCCGCCCTGCCCGCTTCAAGGTGCGCCACGACTGCCCCTACTGCCGCAAGGGGGAGCCCCATCCCTCGGACCTCGTGCCCAAGGTCCAAGACCGCAAGGGCAACCCCGACTACCCCGACTTCCTCCCCCCTGGCTTCGGCACCCGGGAGGCCTAG
- the moeB gene encoding molybdopterin-synthase adenylyltransferase MoeB, with product MWTKEELDRYHRQMILPGVGPEGQEKLQRSSVVVVGAGGLGVPVLQYLVAAGVGRVGLVEMDRVELSNLHRQVLYATEDVGRPKALTAKERLLALNPGVRIDAYPVRLTAENALEILGPYDLVVDASDNFPTRYLVNDACVLLGKPLVYGAIHRFDGQVAVFHHPTEEGEMGPCYRCLFPRPPAPGAVPSCAEAGVFGVLPGTVGALMAAEALKLLLGLGKPLAGYLLLYEALEATFRKVRVRRNPACPVCGENPTQRELIDYEAFCGLGRG from the coding sequence ATGTGGACCAAGGAGGAGCTGGACCGCTACCACCGGCAGATGATCCTGCCCGGGGTGGGTCCTGAGGGGCAGGAAAAGCTCCAACGGTCCTCCGTGGTGGTGGTGGGCGCGGGGGGCCTGGGGGTGCCCGTCCTCCAGTACCTGGTGGCCGCCGGGGTGGGGCGGGTGGGCCTCGTGGAGATGGACCGGGTGGAACTTTCCAACCTCCACCGCCAGGTGCTCTACGCCACGGAAGACGTGGGCAGGCCCAAGGCCCTCACGGCCAAGGAGCGCCTTTTGGCCCTGAACCCTGGGGTGCGGATAGACGCCTATCCGGTCCGCCTGACCGCAGAGAATGCCCTGGAAATCCTTGGACCCTACGACCTCGTGGTGGACGCCTCGGACAACTTCCCCACCCGCTACCTGGTGAACGACGCCTGCGTCCTCCTGGGGAAGCCCCTGGTCTATGGGGCCATCCACCGGTTTGACGGCCAGGTGGCCGTGTTCCACCACCCCACGGAGGAAGGGGAGATGGGCCCCTGCTACCGTTGCCTCTTCCCCAGGCCCCCTGCCCCCGGCGCCGTCCCCTCCTGCGCCGAGGCCGGGGTCTTCGGGGTGCTCCCGGGAACGGTGGGGGCCCTGATGGCGGCGGAGGCCTTGAAGCTCCTCCTTGGCCTCGGGAAGCCCCTCGCGGGCTACCTCCTCCTTTACGAGGCCCTCGAGGCCACCTTTCGCAAAGTCCGGGTGCGCCGCAACCCCGCCTGCCCCGTCTGCGGCGAAAACCCCACCCAGCGGGAGCTCATAGACTACGAGGCCTTCTGCGGCCTGGGAAGGGGGTAG
- a CDS encoding citrate synthase/methylcitrate synthase, with the protein MEVARGLEGVLFTESRMCFIDGEAGRLYYYGIPIQELAEKSTFEETTFLLLHGRLPKREELEAFRKDLARRRTLPPHLLDSFRRYPASAHPMSFLRTAVSELGMLDPTEGDIAKEALYQKGLDLIAKFATIVAANKRLGEGKEPIPPREDLSHAANFLYMANGVEPSPEQERLMDAALILHAEHGFNASTFTAIAAFSTETDLYSAITAAVASLKGPRHGGANEAVMKMIREIGEPERAREWVREKLARKERIMGMGHRVYKAFDPRAGVLEKLARRVAEKHGHSKEYQILKLVEEEAGKVLNPRGIYPNVDFYSGVVYSDLGFGLEFFTPIFAVARIAGWVGHILEYKELDNRLLRPDARYIGELDRPYLPLEARG; encoded by the coding sequence ATGGAAGTGGCGCGGGGTTTGGAAGGCGTTCTCTTTACGGAAAGCCGCATGTGCTTCATTGACGGGGAGGCGGGCCGCCTCTACTATTACGGCATCCCCATCCAGGAACTGGCGGAAAAGAGCACCTTTGAGGAGACCACCTTCCTCCTATTGCACGGGAGACTGCCCAAACGGGAGGAGCTTGAGGCCTTCCGGAAGGACCTGGCCCGAAGGCGGACCCTGCCCCCCCACCTTCTGGACTCCTTCCGCCGCTATCCCGCCTCAGCCCACCCCATGAGCTTCCTGCGCACCGCCGTTTCCGAGCTGGGCATGCTGGACCCCACGGAGGGAGACATCGCTAAGGAGGCCCTCTACCAGAAGGGCCTTGACCTCATCGCCAAGTTCGCCACCATTGTGGCCGCCAACAAGCGGCTTGGGGAGGGCAAGGAACCCATTCCCCCGAGGGAGGACCTCTCCCACGCCGCCAACTTCCTCTACATGGCCAACGGGGTGGAGCCTTCCCCCGAGCAGGAGCGGCTCATGGACGCCGCCCTCATCCTCCACGCCGAGCACGGCTTCAACGCCAGCACCTTCACCGCCATCGCCGCCTTCTCCACGGAGACGGACCTCTACTCGGCCATCACCGCCGCCGTGGCCTCCTTGAAGGGTCCCCGCCACGGGGGGGCCAACGAGGCGGTGATGAAGATGATCCGGGAGATCGGGGAGCCGGAGCGGGCCCGGGAGTGGGTGCGGGAGAAGCTCGCCCGGAAGGAGCGCATCATGGGCATGGGCCACCGGGTCTACAAGGCCTTTGACCCCAGGGCGGGGGTCCTGGAGAAGCTGGCCCGCCGCGTGGCGGAGAAGCACGGCCACTCCAAGGAGTACCAGATCCTGAAGCTCGTGGAGGAGGAGGCGGGGAAGGTCTTGAACCCCCGGGGCATCTACCCCAACGTGGACTTCTACTCCGGGGTGGTCTACTCCGACCTGGGGTTCGGCCTGGAGTTCTTCACCCCCATCTTCGCCGTGGCCCGCATCGCGGGCTGGGTGGGGCACATCCTGGAGTACAAGGAGCTGGACAACCGCCTCCTCCGCCCCGACGCCCGGTACATTGGCGAGCTGGACCGGCCCTACCTCCCCCTCGAGGCCCGGGGGTAG
- a CDS encoding class I SAM-dependent rRNA methyltransferase codes for MLGLVLRVVVRPGKERKLRNFYPNVYRDELLEAPEEAGVAEAYAADGSFLAVGYHDPRSRVPFRAFRFDRGPLDRPFFRGRFLRAMRKREGMGTAYRLVHGEADGLPGLVVDRFGEVLVLQVRARGMEALREVWLPALVEAVGPRGVYERSDVEARRLEGLPGRVGVVYGEVPEVLEVEEDGLLFPIPLALAQKTGFYLDQRENRRLLEAMVRPGERVLDVYSYVGGFALRAARKGAYALAVDKDLEALAVLDRAALRAGLRVDLRHGEALGVLGGLEGPFHHVLLDPPTLVKRPEELPPMKRHLVDLVREALRLLAPEGYLWLSSCSYYLKAEDLLEVARRAAADRRMRLRVHALTHQPRDHPWSLHVPESLYLKTLILQEDAL; via the coding sequence ATGCTGGGGCTTGTGCTTCGGGTGGTGGTGAGGCCGGGAAAGGAGCGGAAGCTCAGGAACTTCTACCCCAACGTGTACCGGGACGAGCTCCTCGAGGCCCCCGAGGAGGCGGGCGTGGCCGAGGCCTACGCCGCCGACGGCAGCTTCCTGGCGGTGGGCTACCACGACCCCCGCTCCCGGGTTCCCTTCCGCGCCTTCCGCTTTGACCGGGGGCCCCTGGACCGCCCCTTTTTCCGGGGGCGCTTCCTCAGGGCCATGCGGAAGCGGGAGGGTATGGGGACCGCCTACCGCCTGGTGCACGGGGAGGCGGACGGGCTTCCTGGCCTCGTGGTAGACCGCTTCGGGGAGGTACTGGTCCTCCAGGTGCGCGCCCGAGGGATGGAGGCCCTGCGGGAGGTCTGGCTTCCCGCTCTGGTGGAGGCGGTGGGGCCCAGGGGGGTCTACGAGCGGAGCGACGTGGAGGCGAGGAGGCTGGAAGGGCTTCCCGGGCGGGTGGGGGTGGTCTACGGGGAGGTGCCCGAGGTCCTGGAGGTGGAGGAGGACGGCCTCCTCTTCCCCATCCCCCTGGCACTGGCCCAGAAGACGGGCTTCTACCTGGACCAGCGGGAGAACCGCCGCCTCCTGGAGGCCATGGTCCGCCCCGGGGAGCGGGTTCTGGACGTCTACAGCTACGTGGGGGGCTTCGCCCTCAGGGCGGCCCGGAAGGGGGCCTACGCCCTGGCGGTGGACAAGGACCTCGAGGCCCTGGCTGTCCTGGACCGGGCCGCCTTGAGGGCTGGCCTTCGGGTGGACCTCCGCCACGGGGAGGCCCTGGGGGTGCTCGGGGGGCTGGAAGGGCCTTTCCACCACGTCCTCCTGGACCCTCCCACCCTGGTCAAGCGCCCCGAGGAGCTTCCCCCCATGAAGCGCCACCTGGTGGACCTGGTGCGGGAGGCCCTAAGGCTTCTCGCCCCGGAGGGCTACCTCTGGCTTTCCAGCTGCAGCTACTACCTGAAGGCGGAGGACCTCCTGGAGGTGGCCCGTAGGGCCGCCGCCGACCGAAGGATGCGCCTCCGGGTCCACGCTCTCACCCACCAGCCCAGGGACCACCCCTGGAGCCTGCACGTCCCGGAGAGCCTCTACCTCAAGACCCTGATCCTCCAGGAGGACGCCCTCTGA
- the sppA gene encoding signal peptide peptidase SppA, producing MNRKRWLALVLFLLVLAVAVGLGRLAAPAKGEGRWQEAALFGQGEKVLLLELKGTIPTDKALEDFLSQVRQAREDESVRAVVLYVESPGGGVTETEAVHRALTALAREKPLVASFGTVAASGGYYAATAAREILTPPTALTGSIGVIATLPRVQGLLAKLGLEVEVLKEGRLKDMASGLRPLSPEEKAILQRYLREAYELFVKRVAEGRKMPLEKAYRLSDGRIYSGQQAVALGLADREGYLEDAARRAAELAGLQSFRLVRYIRPKGLFQALLGEESPLGLSSEAEALLKALSQARFRLEYRYLGGGLW from the coding sequence ATGAACCGAAAGCGTTGGCTCGCCCTCGTCCTCTTCCTCCTGGTCCTCGCCGTGGCGGTGGGCCTGGGCCGCCTGGCCGCCCCGGCGAAGGGGGAGGGGCGCTGGCAGGAGGCCGCCCTCTTCGGCCAGGGGGAAAAGGTTCTCCTCCTGGAGCTCAAGGGGACCATCCCCACGGACAAAGCCCTGGAGGACTTTCTCTCCCAGGTACGCCAGGCGCGGGAGGACGAGTCCGTCAGGGCCGTGGTCCTTTACGTGGAAAGCCCAGGAGGCGGGGTTACGGAGACCGAGGCCGTCCACCGCGCCCTCACCGCCTTGGCCCGGGAGAAGCCCCTGGTAGCCAGTTTCGGCACCGTGGCGGCCAGCGGGGGCTACTACGCCGCCACCGCCGCCCGGGAGATCCTGACCCCGCCCACCGCCCTGACGGGCTCCATCGGGGTCATCGCCACCCTACCGCGGGTACAAGGCCTTCTGGCCAAGCTGGGCCTCGAGGTGGAGGTGTTGAAGGAGGGAAGGCTTAAGGACATGGCCTCGGGGCTAAGGCCCCTGAGCCCGGAGGAAAAGGCTATCCTCCAACGCTACCTCCGCGAGGCCTACGAGCTCTTCGTGAAGCGGGTGGCCGAGGGCAGGAAGATGCCCTTGGAAAAGGCTTACCGGCTTTCGGACGGGCGCATCTACTCGGGCCAGCAGGCCGTGGCCCTGGGCCTCGCCGACCGAGAGGGCTACCTGGAGGACGCCGCCCGCAGGGCCGCCGAGCTTGCCGGGCTCCAATCCTTCCGCCTGGTGCGGTACATCCGGCCCAAGGGGCTTTTCCAAGCCCTTCTCGGCGAGGAAAGCCCGCTGGGCCTCTCCTCGGAGGCCGAAGCCCTCCTAAAGGCCCTTTCCCAGGCCCGCTTCCGCCTGGAGTACCGGTACCTGGGAGGTGGGCTGTGGTAG
- a CDS encoding RDD family protein, with protein sequence MVASPWRRLVASLVDGLILAPLSLLLRVLAGVDLMGPTTLIQDFFLQGLPTWAYYAGFTALYGATPGKMALGLRVVRLDGDRVDWLTAFMREVVGKTLSALPLGLGYLWAFFHPRRQAWHDLIADTLVVRRAGPEP encoded by the coding sequence GTGGTAGCGAGCCCTTGGCGCAGGCTCGTGGCCTCCTTGGTGGATGGCCTGATCCTTGCCCCCTTGAGCCTCCTCCTCAGGGTCCTGGCGGGGGTGGACCTCATGGGCCCTACAACCCTAATCCAGGACTTCTTCCTCCAAGGGCTTCCCACCTGGGCCTACTACGCGGGGTTCACCGCCCTTTACGGGGCCACCCCGGGAAAGATGGCCCTGGGCCTGAGGGTGGTGCGGCTGGACGGAGACCGGGTGGACTGGCTCACCGCCTTCATGAGGGAGGTGGTGGGCAAGACCCTCTCCGCCCTGCCCCTGGGCCTCGGGTACCTTTGGGCCTTCTTCCACCCCAGGCGCCAAGCCTGGCACGACCTCATCGCCGACACGCTGGTGGTGCGCCGGGCGGGGCCGGAACCCTAA